The following proteins come from a genomic window of Enterobacter chengduensis:
- a CDS encoding M20 family metallopeptidase, whose product MNLDHYIEELKTLVNVDCGTQTIAGVATVAGIMQALWQREGWHAEQVDLGDKVGPGVFVSNRPLAEQFDVLLVGHLDTVFAPGTVAERPMSGDDTRLYGPGVSDMKSGLLNILWAMRGLDAADKDRLAIAVAMNPDEETGSVHSHAWIGELARRSRRVLVCEAARADGSLVKARKGMAGYHLTFSGVAAHAGNDPEKGRSAITALANSIAAINALTDWDRGTTLNIGVIHGGSAANVVADSAVAELDVRFWENDEYDRVNQALDALCRKGFLEGVTTSLTRVNHKPAMAASEATQQLMQLVEKAGNEEGIAITWQAVGGGSDANHTAALGIPTLDGLGPIGAGFHSPAEWLDKASIEPRIRLLKRVVSML is encoded by the coding sequence ATGAATCTTGACCACTATATTGAAGAGCTAAAAACCCTGGTAAACGTGGACTGCGGCACCCAGACGATCGCGGGCGTGGCCACCGTCGCGGGCATTATGCAGGCGCTCTGGCAGCGCGAGGGCTGGCACGCAGAGCAGGTTGATTTGGGCGATAAGGTTGGCCCCGGCGTGTTCGTGAGCAACAGGCCGCTGGCCGAGCAGTTCGACGTGCTGCTGGTTGGTCATCTTGATACCGTATTTGCCCCTGGGACGGTGGCCGAGCGTCCGATGAGCGGGGACGATACCCGCCTGTACGGCCCCGGCGTCTCGGATATGAAGAGCGGACTTCTGAATATTTTGTGGGCGATGCGCGGGCTCGACGCCGCGGACAAAGATCGTCTCGCGATTGCGGTCGCGATGAACCCGGACGAAGAGACCGGATCGGTCCACTCCCACGCGTGGATCGGCGAGCTGGCCAGGCGCTCGCGCCGCGTGCTGGTGTGCGAAGCGGCGCGCGCCGACGGCTCGCTGGTGAAGGCGCGCAAGGGCATGGCGGGCTACCACCTCACCTTCAGCGGCGTGGCGGCGCACGCGGGCAACGACCCGGAAAAAGGCCGATCGGCGATTACCGCACTGGCCAACAGCATTGCCGCGATTAACGCGCTCACCGACTGGGATCGCGGTACCACGCTCAACATCGGGGTGATTCACGGCGGCAGCGCGGCCAACGTGGTGGCGGACAGCGCCGTGGCCGAACTCGACGTGCGCTTCTGGGAAAACGACGAGTATGACCGGGTGAATCAGGCGCTGGACGCGCTGTGCAGAAAAGGCTTTTTAGAGGGCGTCACCACATCGCTGACGCGCGTCAACCACAAGCCGGCAATGGCGGCGAGTGAAGCCACGCAGCAGCTGATGCAGCTCGTCGAAAAAGCGGGTAACGAAGAGGGGATCGCCATCACCTGGCAGGCGGTCGGCGGCGGGAGCGATGCAAACCACACCGCCGCGCTCGGCATTCCTACCCTCGACGGCTTAGGGCCGATAGGCGCGGGCTTCCACAGCCCGGCGGAGTGGCTGGATAAAGCATCCATTGAACCGAGGATCCGGTTGCTGAAGCGGGTTGTGTCGATGCTGTAA
- the entA gene encoding 2,3-dihydro-2,3-dihydroxybenzoate dehydrogenase EntA, with protein sequence MMGLDFTGKTVWVTGAGKGIGYATALAFAEAGAQVTGFDLAFPLGDYPFTTETLDVADAGQVQEVCGRVLASRERLDVLVNAAGILRMGATDQLSQADWQQTFAVNVGGAFNLFQQTMGQFRRQQGGAIVTVASDATHTPRIGMSAYGASKAALKSLALTVGLELAGSGVRCNLVSPGSTDTDMQRTLWKSDDAEQQRIRGFGEQFKLGIPLGKIARPQEIASTVLFLASDAASHITLQDIVVDGGSTLGA encoded by the coding sequence GTGATGGGATTGGATTTCACCGGTAAAACCGTCTGGGTGACCGGGGCGGGTAAAGGCATTGGCTATGCGACGGCGCTGGCGTTTGCCGAAGCGGGCGCGCAGGTGACCGGGTTCGATCTGGCGTTTCCGCTGGGCGATTATCCGTTTACCACCGAAACGCTGGACGTGGCGGATGCCGGGCAGGTGCAGGAGGTGTGCGGGCGCGTGCTGGCGTCGCGTGAACGCCTGGACGTGCTGGTCAACGCGGCGGGCATTCTGCGCATGGGGGCGACGGACCAGCTCTCGCAGGCGGACTGGCAGCAGACCTTCGCGGTCAACGTCGGCGGCGCGTTCAACCTGTTCCAGCAGACGATGGGCCAGTTCCGCCGTCAGCAGGGCGGGGCGATCGTCACCGTGGCCTCTGACGCGACACATACGCCGCGCATCGGCATGAGCGCCTACGGTGCGTCGAAAGCGGCGCTGAAAAGCCTCGCCCTGACCGTGGGGCTGGAGCTGGCGGGCAGCGGCGTGCGCTGTAACCTGGTGTCGCCGGGCTCAACGGACACCGACATGCAGCGCACCCTGTGGAAAAGCGACGATGCGGAACAGCAGCGCATTCGCGGCTTTGGCGAGCAGTTCAAGCTCGGCATTCCGCTGGGAAAAATCGCCCGTCCGCAGGAGATCGCCAGCACGGTGCTGTTCCTGGCCTCCGATGCCGCCAGCCACATCACCCTGCAGGATATCGTGGTGGACGGCGGCTCCACGCTGGGGGCATAA
- a CDS encoding YjiG family protein, with protein sequence MSAPQSNPVITDVFVEGARKGWGIATSSTLPNVVMAFIIIKALEITGALKGLGMIFAPLMGLFGLPGEAAAVLIGGWMSMGGGIGVAIGLFDKGILTGEHLAILAPAIYLMGSQVQYLGRILGVIGTRAKRIPLMIALSVINAFLAMLLMRIIL encoded by the coding sequence ATGAGTGCGCCACAATCGAATCCCGTTATTACCGATGTCTTCGTGGAGGGCGCGCGCAAGGGCTGGGGCATCGCCACCAGCAGCACCCTGCCCAACGTGGTGATGGCGTTTATCATCATCAAGGCGCTGGAAATTACCGGCGCGCTGAAAGGGCTCGGCATGATCTTCGCGCCGCTGATGGGGCTGTTTGGCCTGCCGGGCGAAGCGGCCGCCGTGCTGATTGGCGGCTGGATGTCGATGGGCGGCGGCATCGGCGTGGCGATTGGCCTTTTTGATAAAGGCATTCTGACCGGGGAGCACTTAGCCATTCTCGCCCCGGCGATCTACCTGATGGGCTCGCAGGTGCAATACCTGGGCCGCATACTCGGCGTGATCGGCACCCGCGCCAAACGCATTCCGCTGATGATCGCCCTCTCGGTGATCAACGCCTTCTTAGCCATGCTGCTGATGCGCATCATTCTCTGA
- the entC gene encoding isochorismate synthase EntC, whose amino-acid sequence MDTSLAEEVQHAATTLPSDSFFFMSPYRSFTTSGCFARFSEPAVGGDDPMGHFQQKLAQAFRNAKASGIAHPVMVGAIPFDTRKPSSLFIPQRWQSFSRPARQQSARYFSGLQALKVEQRTEIPPQPVFEEMVARAASLTATPQVNKVVLSRLIDIATDKKLDSGALMERLIAQNPASFNFHVPLEDGGVLLGASPELLLRKEGAHFSSLPLAGSARRQPDDVLDREAGNKLLASEKDRHEHDLVTQAMKAILAPRSHHLSMPSSPQLITTPTLWHLATPVEGEARENENALTLACLLHPTPALSGFPHQAAKELIAELEPFDRELFGGIVGWCDSEGNGEWVVTIRCARLHKNTVRLFAGAGIVPASSPVGEWRETGVKLSTMLNVFGLH is encoded by the coding sequence ATGGACACGTCCCTGGCTGAGGAAGTTCAGCACGCCGCGACCACGCTGCCGTCAGACAGCTTTTTCTTTATGTCGCCTTACCGCAGTTTTACCACGTCCGGCTGTTTTGCTCGCTTCAGTGAACCCGCCGTCGGCGGCGACGATCCGATGGGTCACTTCCAGCAGAAATTAGCCCAGGCTTTCCGAAATGCAAAAGCCAGCGGTATTGCTCACCCGGTGATGGTGGGAGCCATTCCCTTTGATACCCGCAAGCCGTCGTCGCTGTTTATTCCGCAGCGCTGGCAGAGCTTTTCCCGTCCTGCACGACAGCAGTCCGCGCGCTATTTTTCCGGCCTGCAGGCGCTGAAGGTGGAACAACGCACCGAGATCCCGCCGCAGCCCGTGTTCGAAGAGATGGTTGCTCGCGCGGCGTCGCTCACCGCCACGCCGCAGGTCAACAAGGTGGTGCTGTCGCGCCTGATTGATATCGCGACCGACAAAAAGCTGGACAGCGGTGCCCTGATGGAGCGCCTGATCGCCCAGAACCCGGCGAGCTTCAACTTCCACGTGCCGCTGGAGGACGGGGGCGTGCTGCTGGGCGCCAGCCCGGAACTGCTGCTGCGCAAAGAGGGCGCGCATTTTAGCTCGCTGCCGCTGGCAGGCTCCGCGCGCCGCCAGCCGGACGACGTGCTGGATCGCGAGGCGGGCAACAAGCTGCTGGCGTCCGAAAAAGATCGCCACGAGCACGACCTGGTCACTCAGGCGATGAAGGCCATTCTGGCGCCGCGCAGCCATCACCTGAGCATGCCGTCTTCTCCGCAGCTCATCACCACCCCGACGCTGTGGCACCTGGCGACGCCGGTAGAAGGCGAGGCGCGTGAAAACGAAAACGCCCTGACGCTGGCCTGCCTGCTGCACCCGACCCCGGCGCTGAGCGGCTTCCCGCATCAGGCGGCGAAGGAGCTGATTGCCGAGCTGGAGCCGTTCGACCGCGAGCTGTTCGGCGGCATCGTCGGCTGGTGCGACAGCGAAGGCAACGGCGAGTGGGTGGTCACCATCCGCTGCGCGCGTCTGCATAAAAATACCGTTCGCCTGTTTGCCGGCGCGGGCATCGTGCCCGCCTCCTCGCCGGTGGGCGAGTGGCGCGAGACGGGCGTGAAGCTCTCCACCATGCTCAACGTGTTTGGCCTGCACTAA
- the entH gene encoding proofreading thioesterase EntH: MIWKRHLSLDELNATSLNTMVAHLGIVYTRIGDDTLEAEMPVDARTHQPFGLLHGGASAALAETLGSMAGFLMTRDGQSVVGTELNATHHRAVSRGKVRGVCQPLHLGRTSQSWEIVVFDEQGRRCCTCRLSTMVLG; the protein is encoded by the coding sequence ATGATCTGGAAACGTCATTTATCGCTCGACGAGCTGAACGCCACCAGCCTGAACACAATGGTGGCGCATCTCGGCATTGTCTATACCCGCATCGGTGACGACACGCTGGAAGCGGAGATGCCGGTGGACGCGCGCACCCACCAGCCGTTTGGCCTGCTGCACGGCGGGGCCTCGGCGGCGCTGGCGGAAACGCTGGGCTCAATGGCCGGATTTCTGATGACCCGTGACGGGCAGAGCGTGGTGGGAACGGAGCTGAACGCGACGCACCACCGTGCGGTATCTCGAGGCAAGGTGCGCGGGGTGTGCCAGCCGCTGCATCTGGGGCGTACCAGCCAGAGCTGGGAGATTGTGGTCTTCGACGAGCAGGGAAGGCGCTGCTGCACGTGTCGGTTGAGTACGATGGTGCTAGGCTAG
- the entE gene encoding (2,3-dihydroxybenzoyl)adenylate synthase EntE, translating into MTIPFTRWPEDFARRYREKGYWQDRPLTHILTDRADSDAVAIIDGERHITYRAFNQAVNNLAYVLQAQGLHRGETALVQLGNVAEFYITFFALLQIGVAPVNALFSHQRSELNAYAEQIKPAVLIADRDHALFAGNDFLNAFVDDHRSVRVVLLRGDRGEHALEAAIARPADSVIPNPTPADEVAFFQLSGGSTGTPKLIPRTHNDYDYSIRRSNEICGITAHTRYLNALPAAHNYAMSSPGSLGVFTAGGCVVLANDPSATLCFPLIERHQITVTSLVPPAVSLWLQAIADGAGSAQLASLTLLQVGGARLSATLAARIPAEIGCQLQQVFGMAEGLVNYTALDDAPERIIHTQGRPMCPDDEVWVADEQGNPLPRGEVGRLMTRGPYTFRGYFNSPEHNASAFDADGFYCSGDLIAIDEQGYITVQGREKDQINRGGEKIAAEEIENLLLRHESVIHAALVSMEDSLLGEKSCAYLVVKQPLRAVEVRRFLREQGVAEFKLPDRVESVDALPLTPVGKVDKKQLRLWLAERARG; encoded by the coding sequence ATGACCATTCCCTTCACCCGCTGGCCTGAGGATTTTGCCCGCCGCTATCGTGAAAAAGGCTACTGGCAGGATCGGCCGCTGACCCACATCCTGACGGATCGTGCGGACAGCGACGCGGTGGCGATTATCGACGGCGAGCGTCACATTACCTACCGCGCCTTTAATCAGGCGGTGAACAACCTCGCGTACGTGCTCCAGGCGCAGGGGCTGCACCGCGGCGAGACCGCGCTGGTACAGCTCGGCAACGTGGCCGAGTTCTACATCACCTTCTTTGCGCTGCTGCAAATTGGCGTCGCGCCGGTCAACGCGCTCTTTAGCCACCAGCGCAGCGAGCTGAACGCCTACGCCGAGCAGATCAAGCCCGCCGTGCTGATTGCCGATCGCGACCACGCGCTGTTTGCGGGCAATGATTTCCTCAACGCCTTCGTAGATGACCACCGCTCGGTACGCGTCGTACTCCTGCGCGGCGATAGGGGCGAACACGCCCTGGAGGCGGCAATTGCGCGCCCGGCGGACAGCGTTATCCCGAACCCGACGCCCGCCGACGAAGTGGCGTTCTTCCAGCTCTCCGGCGGCAGCACCGGCACGCCGAAGCTTATTCCGCGCACGCACAACGATTACGACTACAGCATCCGCCGCAGCAACGAGATCTGCGGTATTACCGCGCATACCCGCTATCTGAACGCGCTGCCCGCGGCGCATAACTACGCCATGAGCTCGCCGGGATCGCTCGGGGTCTTCACCGCGGGCGGCTGCGTGGTGCTGGCGAACGATCCGAGCGCCACGCTCTGCTTCCCGCTGATCGAACGGCATCAGATTACCGTCACCTCGCTGGTTCCCCCGGCGGTGAGCCTGTGGCTGCAGGCGATTGCCGACGGCGCGGGGAGCGCGCAGCTTGCCTCCCTGACGCTGCTTCAGGTGGGCGGCGCGCGGCTGTCCGCCACGCTCGCGGCGCGCATTCCGGCCGAAATTGGCTGCCAGCTGCAGCAGGTGTTCGGCATGGCGGAAGGGCTGGTGAACTACACCGCCCTCGACGACGCGCCGGAACGCATCATCCATACCCAGGGGCGTCCGATGTGTCCGGACGACGAAGTGTGGGTGGCGGACGAGCAAGGCAACCCGCTGCCGCGCGGGGAGGTCGGGCGTCTGATGACGCGCGGGCCGTACACCTTCCGCGGCTATTTCAACAGCCCGGAGCACAACGCCAGCGCCTTCGACGCCGACGGTTTTTACTGCTCCGGCGATCTGATCGCCATCGACGAGCAGGGCTACATCACCGTGCAGGGGCGCGAGAAGGATCAGATCAACCGCGGCGGCGAGAAGATCGCGGCTGAAGAGATCGAGAACCTGCTGCTGCGCCACGAGTCGGTGATCCACGCCGCGCTGGTGAGCATGGAGGACAGCCTGCTGGGCGAAAAGAGCTGCGCGTATCTGGTGGTGAAACAGCCCCTGCGCGCGGTGGAGGTGCGCCGCTTCCTGCGCGAGCAGGGCGTTGCCGAATTTAAGCTGCCTGACCGCGTGGAGAGCGTGGATGCGCTTCCGCTGACGCCGGTCGGCAAAGTCGATAAGAAACAGTTGCGCCTGTGGCTGGCTGAACGCGCCCGGGGCTGA
- a CDS encoding nucleoside recognition domain-containing protein, translated as MKSSEPQEYKVGPGAYFALAFAAVFFSGLLGGKEWYGVFDFTTLNGAFGKVVSKASLDDGTLTTATSAFRGAGGSGAMDGFLFALGLIPAVMFALGTINVLEHYGALRAARKLLTPLLRPLLGIPGTAGLALIGSLQSTDVGASLTRNLADEGQISETEKDVFAMFQFSAGAMITNFFSSGAILFTLVAVDGTAAVPASIGGCIAVMFIMKIVGANLLRLIVTLTGKPAAVKQGETA; from the coding sequence ATGAAAAGTTCAGAACCTCAGGAGTATAAGGTCGGGCCCGGCGCGTACTTTGCGCTGGCTTTCGCAGCCGTTTTCTTCTCCGGCCTGCTGGGTGGAAAAGAGTGGTACGGCGTGTTTGATTTCACCACCCTCAACGGTGCATTTGGCAAAGTGGTTAGCAAAGCCAGTCTGGACGACGGCACGTTGACCACCGCCACCAGCGCCTTTCGCGGCGCGGGCGGCAGCGGCGCAATGGACGGATTTCTGTTCGCGCTCGGGCTGATTCCCGCGGTCATGTTTGCGCTCGGCACGATCAACGTGCTGGAGCACTACGGCGCACTGCGTGCGGCGCGCAAGCTGTTAACCCCGCTGCTGCGCCCGCTGCTGGGCATCCCCGGCACCGCCGGTCTGGCGCTGATAGGCAGCCTGCAAAGCACCGACGTCGGCGCGTCGCTCACGCGTAACCTCGCCGACGAAGGGCAGATCAGCGAAACGGAAAAAGACGTCTTCGCCATGTTCCAGTTTTCAGCTGGGGCGATGATCACCAACTTTTTCTCTTCCGGGGCGATCCTCTTCACCCTGGTCGCCGTTGACGGCACGGCGGCGGTTCCGGCCTCGATAGGCGGCTGCATCGCCGTGATGTTCATTATGAAAATCGTGGGCGCAAACCTGCTGCGCCTGATCGTGACGTTGACTGGAAAACCCGCCGCCGTGAAGCAAGGAGAAACCGCATGA
- a CDS encoding isochorismatase, protein MAIPKLTAYALPTAAELPTSKVSWAFEPERAALLIHDMQEYFLNFWGENSAMMQQVVANIARLRAYCKAHNIPVYYTAQPKEQSDEDRALLNDMWGPGLTRSPEQQRIVAELTPDEADTVLVKWRYSAFHRSPLEQMLKETGRNQLLITGVYAHIGCMTTATDAFMRDIKPFFIADALADFTRDEHLMSLNYVAGRSGRVVMTDELLPSVPASKAALRELILTLLDESDEPMDDENLIDYGLDSVRMMALAARWRKVHGDIDFVMLAKNPTLDAWWALLSREVK, encoded by the coding sequence ATGGCCATTCCAAAATTAACCGCTTACGCGCTGCCGACCGCCGCAGAGCTGCCGACCAGTAAAGTGAGCTGGGCGTTCGAGCCCGAGCGTGCGGCGCTGCTGATCCACGATATGCAGGAGTATTTCCTGAACTTCTGGGGCGAAAACAGCGCCATGATGCAGCAGGTGGTGGCGAACATCGCCAGGCTTCGCGCGTACTGCAAAGCGCACAATATTCCGGTGTACTACACCGCGCAGCCAAAAGAGCAGAGCGACGAAGATCGCGCCCTGCTGAACGACATGTGGGGGCCGGGCCTGACCCGCTCCCCCGAGCAGCAGCGCATCGTGGCTGAACTGACGCCGGACGAAGCGGACACGGTGCTGGTGAAGTGGCGCTACAGCGCGTTTCACCGCTCTCCGCTGGAGCAGATGCTGAAGGAGACGGGCCGCAACCAGCTGCTGATTACCGGCGTGTACGCCCACATCGGCTGCATGACCACCGCCACCGACGCCTTTATGCGCGACATCAAGCCGTTCTTCATTGCCGACGCGCTGGCGGATTTCACCCGCGACGAGCATCTGATGTCGCTGAACTATGTGGCCGGACGCTCGGGCCGCGTGGTGATGACCGACGAGCTGCTGCCGTCCGTTCCGGCCTCGAAGGCCGCGCTGCGCGAGCTTATCCTGACGCTGCTGGACGAGTCCGACGAGCCGATGGATGACGAAAACCTGATCGACTACGGTCTGGATTCGGTGCGCATGATGGCGCTGGCCGCCCGCTGGCGCAAAGTCCACGGCGATATCGACTTCGTGATGCTGGCAAAAAATCCCACCCTCGACGCCTGGTGGGCGCTGCTCTCCCGCGAGGTGAAGTGA